A stretch of Argiope bruennichi chromosome 10, qqArgBrue1.1, whole genome shotgun sequence DNA encodes these proteins:
- the LOC129988952 gene encoding eukaryotic translation initiation factor 3 subunit A-like, with protein MPQYFQRPENALKRANEFSDVGKQQAALDALYDVIKSRKHRTWQKIHEPIMNKYLELCVELKKSHVAKEGLFQYRNICQQVNIKSLEDVVRRYLALAEEKTEAAREESQQAVVDIDDLDQVQTPENLLLSAVSSEDTQDRTDRVVLTPWVKFLWESYRQCLELLRNNSRVERLYHDIAAQAFRFCLKYNRKTEFRKLCDNLRAHLGHINKHQNQQTAVNLNNPESQAMHLETRLVQLDSAIQMELWQEAYKAIEDIHGLMNLSKKAPNPRLMANYYQKLALVFWKSNNYLFHAAALFRLFHLSREQKKNITADEILKMASRVVLATLAIPMPPNRTEIDRLVETDENVIDKNHRLLSTLLGLPNPPSRALLIKDLVRFGIIQYAPVQLQDLYRWLETEFHPLKLCKRVQQSFEFLNKWDEFPELRQYIVPIQDITIVRLVKEISQVYQTIQFARLLELAPFIEPFTLEYLIVEVARRNDLQVRIDHRKKCFHFGAELNVSQREEVIEGPHLQSMPSEQMRHQLVTVYSTLSEVARYIEPDKLKKERKDIAKEIIKAYTLTSSKEHMRLLNRQQIIEERKEMLENLNYQKEAEEKKLLEDKQQKLREAEKERMQRETEERTKQRLLREQNEMKRKVVMEKIEQLKKTEIGCRIFEGMDEEELEKLDPDDLLNKHVEQLERERKDLQSKLRKQERKVDHLERAKRIEEIPLLQAEYEENKVKDLEFWEQHEKERIKLINEERTLAVQERDRLLRLKDDKDAFLERLKKARASEYQEKLEEFNKTLAEERKQRLEERRQKRKEERRTAWHKEQEEKRQRMIDEQLKREREEALAKLEEIEAKKRAKEREIEERLKREEAAALERKREEEKALNRTKETERPKSNWRERELEKKQSWLPREDKEREPSRTDTEMDWRRKDDSVPRRLDDGAPRRLDDAAPRRLDDREKTDDWRKKTDRPKEGSSWRRDAPAAAPRGGGGFERDRDWRSSEDRDKSDWRSGSGPDKFMSRSKDERDSRRPGDSERNPRDRMDDRDRYSKPSDRGFDRERFAKDGDGGSRLDRDRYPPSRGERDSGSRMDRGGRAGDGRAEDRGSWRSGGFKRDAPPPDSGMSWRDRNPPRGEPEDRGDKRGPPRDSGRRDRSNEEDDGFTRVRR; from the coding sequence ATGCCGCAATACTTTCAAAGGCCGGAAAATGCTCTTAAAAGAGCGAATGAGTTCAGTGATGTTGGAAAACAGCAAGCAGCTCTGGATGCTCTTTATGATGTTATTAAAAGTCGGAAACATAGAACATGGCAAAAAATACATGAGCCAATTATGAACAAATATTTGGAGTTATGTGTTGAATTAAAGAAAAGCCATGTCGCTAAAGAAGGTCTTTTCCAATACCGAAATATTTGTCAACAAGTTAATATTAAATCTCTGGAAGATGTTGTTCGAAGATATCTTGCGCTTGCTGAAGAAAAAACGGAAGCAGCAAGGGAAGAATCCCAGCAAGCTGTTGTAGATATTGATGATTTGGATCAAGTTCAAACACCAGAAAATTTATTACTTAGTGCTGTTAGTAGTGAAGATACTCAAGACAGAACAGATCGAGTTGTTCTAACTCCATGGGTCAAATTCTTATGGGAATCCTATCGACAATGTCTTGAGTTGCTACGTAACAATTCTCGAGTTGAGAGATTATACCATGATATAGCTGCACAAGCTTttagattttgtttgaaatataatcgTAAAACTGAATTTCGCAAGCTTTGTGATAATTTAAGAGCTCATCTTGGGCATATTAATAAACATCAAAATCAGCAAACAGCTGTCAACTTAAATAATCCTGAAAGTCAAGCAATGCATCTAGAAACTCGCCTTGTTCAGTTGGATAGTGCTATACAAATGGAATTATGGCAAGAAGCTTATAAAGCTATTGAAGATATACATGGTTTGATGAATCTGTCAAAAAAAGCTCCAAATCCTCGATTAATGGCAAATTATTATCAGAAATTGGCTCTTGTTTTTTggaagagtaataattatttattccacGCAGCAGCTTTGTTTCGTCTTTTTCATTTGTCTCgggaacaaaagaaaaatattactgcagatgaaattttgaaaatggctTCCCGTGTAGTTCTAGCAACTCTAGCCATTCCAATGCCTCCAAATCGTACTGAAATTGATCGTTTAGTTGAAACTGATGAAAATGTTATTGATAAAAATCATCGTTTATTGTCTACATTACTGGGATTGCCAAATCCCCCAAGTAGAGCACTACTCATTAAAGATCTTGTTCGATTTGGAATAATACAGTATGCTCCAGTGCAGTTGCAAGATTTATACCGATGGCTTGAAACTGAATTTCATCCTCTGAAGCTTTGTAAACGTGTGCAgcaatcttttgaatttttaaacaaatgggATGAATTTCCTGAACTCCGACAGTATATTGTACCTATTCAAGACATAACTATTGTTAGATTAGTAAAAGAAATATCGCAAGTCTATCAAACCATACAGTTTGCCCGTTTGTTGGAATTAGCACCTTTTATTGAACCTTTTACTTTAGAATATCTGATTGTAGAAGTAGCTCGTAGGAATGATTTACAAGTACGTATTGATCACCGTAAGAAGTGTTTTCACTTTGGTGCTGAATTAAATGTTTCTCAACGTGAAGAAGTAATAGAAGGTCCCCACCTTCAAAGTATGCCCAGTGAACAAATGAGACACCAACTTGTTACTGTCTATAGTACTCTTTCTGAAGTGGCACGTTATATAGAACCAGATAAATTgaagaaagagagaaaagatATAGCCAAGGAAATAATTAAAGCTTATACATTGACTTCATCAAAGGAACATATGCGCTTGTTAAATAGGCAGCAAATTATTGAAGAACGCAAAGAAATGTTGgagaatttaaattatcaaaaagaagCTGAAGAAAAGAAACTGTTGGAAGACAAACAGCAAAAACTTCGTGAAGCTGAGAAAGAAAGGATGCAACGAGAGACAGAAGAAAGAACAAAACAACGGCTCTTGCGTgaacaaaatgaaatgaagagGAAGGTGGTTATGGAGAAAATAGAACagttgaaaaaaactgaaattggtTGTAGAATATTTGAAGGTATGGATGAAGaggaattagaaaaattagatcCTGATGATCTCCTTAATAAGCATGTTGAACAACTTGAACGAGAAAGAAAAGATTTACAGTCTAAATTGCGCAAACAAGAAAGGAAAGTAGATCATCTTGAAAGAGCAAAACGAATTGAAGAAATACCTTTATTGCAGGctgaatatgaagaaaataaagtcAAAGATTTAGAATTCTGGGAACAgcatgaaaaagaaagaataaaacttaTCAATGAAGAGAGGACACTTGCTGTTCAAGAACGAGATCGCTTGCTGAGACTGAAGGACGACAAAGATGCTTTCTTGGAACGTCTCAAGAAAGCTAGAGCATCTGAATATCAAGAAAAACTAGaagaattcaataaaactttGGCAGAGGAAAGGAAGCAAAGACTGGAAGAAagaagacaaaaaagaaaagaagagagaAGAACTGCTTGGCATAAAGAACAAGAAGAGAAGAGACAAAGAATGATTGATGAGCAATTAAAAAGAGAGCGTGAAGAAGCTCTagcaaaattagaagaaattgaaGCTAAAAAGAGagcaaaagaaagagaaatagaAGAGAGATTGAAACGTGAAGAAGCTGCTGCTTTAGAGCGGAAACGTGAAGAAGAGAAGGCACTCAATCGAACTAAAGAAACTGAAAGACCAAAATCAAATTGGAGAGAAagggaattagaaaaaaaacagaGTTGGTTGCCAAGGGAAGATAAGGAGAGAGAGCCGTCTAGGACAGATACAGAGATGGATTGGAGGAGAAAAGATGATAGTGTACCCCGTAGATTGGATGATGGTGCACCCCGGAGATTGGATGATGCTGCACCCCGGAGATTGGATGATCGTGAAAAGACTGATGATTGGAGAAAGAAGACTGATCGGCCTAAAGAAGGATCATCTTGGCGAAGAGATGCACCAGCTGCTGCTCCTCGAGGAGGTGGTGGCTTTGAAAGAGATCGCGATTGGCGGTCGTCAGAAGACCGTGATAAATCTGATTGGAGATCTGGTTCTGGACCTGATAAATTCATGAGCAGAAGTAAAGACGAGCGAGATTCTAGACGACCTGGCGATTCTGAACGCAACCCAAGAGATAGAATGGATGATCGCGATCGCTATAGCAAACCATCTGATCGTGGCTTTGACCGAGAAAGGTTTGCAAAAGATGGCGATGGTGGAAGCCGATTGGATCGTGACAGATATCCTCCAAGTCGTGGTGAACGAGATTCTGGCTCCAGAATGGACAGAGGGGGCCGAGCTGGTGATGGAAGGGCAGAGGATAGAGGCAGTTGGAGAAGTGGAGGTTTTAAGAGAGATGCTCCACCTCCTGACAGTGGTATGTCTTGGCGAGATCGCAATCCTCCCAGAGGAGAACCTGAAGATCGAGGAGACAAAAGAGGGCCACCACGAGATTCTGGTCGTCGGGATAGGAGTAATGAAGAAGATGATGGATTTACTAGAGTCCGAcgttaa